TAGCCGCACAGCCTGACGAAGATCATCTGCTCGGGACACATTTTATACACTTTACAACTGGAGAGTCACTTTAGAGTTGTCCCGCTTTCCTCAGCTGAGTCACTGTTACTGAGCGCTTCTGGATGGTCATGAGAACTGAGAGGTACACTAGAGTTCAGGCCACGGTTCTGGCTTTTTGTGTGAATAGCTCCTTCTGTTCCCAAGCCCAAGTTAACAGATATTCTTTCTTAACATACGGTCCGAATTCTATCCTTTTAGTACATGTTAAAGTATTTCGATGTAATAATGAAATTATTCAcagaataagaaataagaaagaaaattaaaatcataTTCACATAATCATCCATCCACCGCCCAACGCTTGTCACAGActgcaaaaagtaaaattttgttttatcctCTCAAATAAAGATATTTGATGTTTAGATAAAGCCTAACACATCAACTGATCAACTGGTGATTTGGGGATTTGCGAAAGACttaagaaaaaacagaaaggtctcgaagaaatatttttagccAAAACAACAATCAATACTTCAACGTGAcccctgctttaaaaaaaactacagaggTCGTCTCGACCTTTTACTTCCCAAACTGTGGAAACGCTGGATGATAGGGCAGAATTTGCGTGCAGATGAATGTTTCTTGCAGTCCCAGGGAGTCGATAATATTCCCATCAAACGTCTTGGGCTTGTCATATCCTCTTTCCGGAGAGTTATGGGTGAAAGGGCAATGTTTTTCACCCCAAAATATCTGCGCTTTGTTGGCGCCAACCTCCCCCGCCCACTTCCCTGCTTGCCTGCCATATCTGTGCTCAGTCATCTGTCCTTTTCCGTAAAACCAGTGCTAACGTCTTAGTTTTGCACTATTGTTAAGTCTGTCACAAGGAAGTGTttgtcggtttgtttgtttgtttgttcttttgtttttttgaacgGGCGATGTTAATTAAGCTCTTTACGTTGGTTCCGTTTCTCATACAATAAAACTGACTAGCATCCCTTCGTTCTTCTACAACATTGAGAAAAAAGTTTCCCAAAATAGGCCATAAACTAGGAAATCAGGCGTAtgcataataaagaaaaagaaggaatggcacgaaaaataacaaatgcTGGAATAGACACTGTGGCCGAACGAAAGGAAATGGCGGCAGACCACTTTTAGAATCCTTGAGAAAAAAGAGTAAATGTCGCCAAGAGATTAAGTCGATTCCCCCAGACTATTTGTGGCGGCGACAGACCAACAAATCCAATCTGAACGCTTTCGTTACTAGCTCCTAAATTTAGCTCAACCTTTCCCTCCTTGTGACTCGCTTCTAGTTCTGTACAATATGTCTGTAGTAGTGTGTATTTGTCCACTAATGACATACTCCATTCAAGAATTTCAAGAACAAGAACACTTATCtctgcttatttatttattccctGAATCTTATTTGCAAAATGAGCAGCAGAAAAATTTACCTCTTGCACGATGGAAAAAACCCTATTTTAGTTTATAATCAAATTTTAAGGCTGGGAttgttttctattatttttcttttgatttcttaTCCTCATCCGTCCTGGAATACAATTCTTAAGTATGCAAGGTAATGGTCTTACTGATCGGAAATCGTAACAGGCTGACAACAAGcaacaaacatgtcaacaaaacCATAAAAACTATCaagcaacatatatatatataacttaagCCAATAATGATGCCTTAACTACAAAGTTGACATAAATTGACAATGAAACGTTATTTATATGTTTCCTTGTCTGCAGAAGTAAGACCCTATTCGTCTGACGCCAGGAAAACTGAAGGAGCTGACGAAATACGATGACAGGACGACAGTGATCGCATGATGACCAACCTTCACCCCATCGTTCGCGGCGACGGTCTGACGCCGgggctgcagctgcagctggtGGACAGCGATGACGAGCCGCTGGAGGAGGGCGCGGTGTGCGCTCGCCGCCCGTCCACCGCGTCGCTGTCGCGCTTCCGGTCATGCCCGCAACTTAGTTCCGCCGACGCCAGCATGGGGCAGGACTCGCCGGCCAGCGATGACCACTTTGCAGGGGCTGAACTGTGCGTAGGCGGGCACCTCCCTCAGAGCGGTTCCCCGAGGGCCCGCCATCGCCCTTTCTACGTAGACAGCGGAGCCGGCGGCCGCTCTCAGACTCCTACACCGCCTTCCACACCAGGCAGCCGTCGCAGCCATCAGTCTCTCAAAGAGTCCACCGGCCCTGGCAGCGGAGGAGGCGGAGCGGCAGCTGCGCGAATGGCGGCACGCGGTCGCATGGACCAGAATACGCTCCTTAGTCGCACTGCCTCCACGGACAGTCAGCACCATGACAACCCCTGGAGGCCCTTGGAAGAGAATCACCTGCGACTGGACGACCAGGCAAGCGACCGCGGAAGCCGCCATATGTCCGAATTCTTCGACGAGCCACCAGATATCAGCATCGACGACCGCCTCACTGCGACGGAAGATGGCGCCTCCGCCGCCGCGGGAGGTGAAGGGCGTTACCAGGCTGACGACAGCATGGACAAATGTGCCCGCTGGCTGCAGAGCCTAAAAATGACCAGCTCGGACAGACTTAAGTCCCGCAGCCATATACAACTACCACCTATTTAATGTTTTCTCAATATATTCTAGCGGGAGTCGATGGTTGCCGTTATGATTGAGGAAGAGCATCTTCATAAACACTTACGGTGATGCAGGA
This sequence is a window from Pomacea canaliculata isolate SZHN2017 linkage group LG5, ASM307304v1, whole genome shotgun sequence. Protein-coding genes within it:
- the LOC112564736 gene encoding uncharacterized protein LOC112564736; translation: MMTNLHPIVRGDGLTPGLQLQLVDSDDEPLEEGAVCARRPSTASLSRFRSCPQLSSADASMGQDSPASDDHFAGAELCVGGHLPQSGSPRARHRPFYVDSGAGGRSQTPTPPSTPGSRRSHQSLKESTGPGSGGGGAAAARMAARGRMDQNTLLSRTASTDSQHHDNPWRPLEENHLRLDDQASDRGSRHMSEFFDEPPDISIDDRLTATEDGASAAAGGEGRYQADDSMDKCARWLQSLKMTSSDRLKSRSHIQLPPI